Proteins encoded in a region of the Trichosurus vulpecula isolate mTriVul1 chromosome 9, mTriVul1.pri, whole genome shotgun sequence genome:
- the ZBTB47 gene encoding LOW QUALITY PROTEIN: zinc finger and BTB domain-containing protein 47 (The sequence of the model RefSeq protein was modified relative to this genomic sequence to represent the inferred CDS: inserted 2 bases in 2 codons), translated as MLIVEKTTDYPSAEYSLVEDVALHFTCLMDRLNQQRLFQPDLCDVDLVLVQQHSVFPAHKGVLAAYSQFFHSLFTQNKQLQRVELSLEALAPRGLQQILNFIYTSKLLVNAANVQDVLNAASVLQMADIAASCQDLLDACSLGPPGPVAMALGPGSSGGGCPPGPASYYCEIKQEADAPTQPKIYAREGTDPFSVRVEDGAGLGGSTGLGLSPVSAKPFYKEEKEEAGGTEGTAPRALCKLEGAEDSEEDLEGQGAYSGEQQQIIVEVNLNNQTLHVSKGPEGKPPAADTGEATVVLGPEERARREEEEEEEEEEGGAGGSGGEEEEEEEEEEEEEEEEEEEEEEEGDGGEEEEEEEEHSEEEEAETTEEEEEEAGRARKEKPRPACQGSRGSQATRSSVATRSRESAKQGASGEEEEEGAEEGARRGRKRRKDAQMPAPSPDGLGPKVKLEEKQHHPCQKCPRVFNNRWYLEKHMNVTHSRMQICDKCGKRFLLESELLLHHQTDCERNIQCVTCGKAFKKLWSLHEHNKIVHGYAEKKFSCEICEKKFYTMAHVRKHMVAHTKDMPFTCETCGKSFKRSMSLKVHSLQHSGEKPFKCENCNERFQYKYQLRSHMSIHIGHKQFMCQWCGKDFNMKQYFDEHMKTHTGEKPYICEICGKSFTSRPNMKRHRRTHTGEKPYPCDVCGQRFRFSNMLKAHKEKCFRVSHPMTSDTPDGGDHPSGLTLALTPVPPGAAPSTPTQPGLPPPQPPPPPPPPSHSLPLLPPLPQTLPPPXSLTSPTPPVLYREGQCQPQLGPXLLTLALLFYPRALPSPFVHAKFVPAAPPKGPHGLTLENGAHVCSSFSPLSSSSVEWKELLM; from the exons TTGATAGTTGAGAAGACAACTGACTACCCATCGGCCGAGTATTCCCTGGTGGAGGATGTGGCCCTGCATTTCACCTGTTTGATGGACAGGTTGAACCAGCAGCGTCTCTTCCAGCCAGACCTGTGTGACGTGGACCTGGTGCTGGTACAGCAACACAGCGTCTTCCCAGCCCACAAGGGGGTCCTGGCAGCCTACAGCCAATTCTTCCACTCTCTCTTCACTCAGAACAAGCAGCTGCAAAGGGTCGAGCTGTCCCTGGAGGCCCTGGCCCCTCGAGGGCTCCAGCAGATCCTCAACTTCATCTATACCTCTAAACTCCTGGTCAACGCGGCCAACGTTCAGGACGTGCTAAACGCCGCCTCCGTGCTGCAGATGGCGGACATTGCTGCCTCCTGCCAGGACTTATTGGACGCCTGCTCCCTTGGTCCGCCTGGCCCTGTGGCCATGGCCCTGGGGCCTGGGAGCAGTGGCGGTGGTTGCCCTCCTGGCCCTGCCTCATACTATTGTGAGATCAAGCAGGAGGCTGATGCTCCCACACAACCCAAGATCTATGCCCGAGAAGGGACAGATCCATTTTCAGTGAGGGTGGAGGATGGCGCGGGGCTGGGAGGCAGCACCGGCCTAGGGCTGAGCCCAGTGTCAGCAAAGCCATTCtacaaagaggagaaagaggaggctgGGGGGACTGAGGGGACAGCACCCAGGGCTCTGTGTAAGCTGGAAGGGGCGGAGGACTCTGaggaggacctggaaggccagGGGGCCTATAGCGGGGAGCAGCAGCAGATCATCGTCGAGGTCAACCTGAACAACCAGACGCTCCATGTATCCAAAGGTCCCGAAGGGAAGCCGCCAGCTGCTGACACTGGGGAGGCCACTGTGGTGCTGGGCCCCGAggagagagccaggagagaggaagaggaggaggaggaagaggaagaagggggtgcTGGTGgcagtgggggagaggaagaggaggaggaggaggaagaggaggaggaggaagaagaggaagaagaagaggaggaggaggagggtgatggtggggaggaggaggaagaggaggaggagcacagtgaggaagaggaggcagagacaacagaagaggaggaggaggaggcaggccGGGCGAGGAAGGAGAAGCCTAGGCCTGCTTGCCAGGGATCCCGGGGGAGCCAGGCCACAAGGAGCAGCGTGGCCACCAGGTCGAGGGAGAGCGCCAAGCAGGGGGCatcgggggaggaggaggaagagggagccgAGGAGGGGGCCCGTAGAGGCCGGAAGCGAAGGAAGGATGCCCAGATGCCCGCCCCATCCCCAGATGGTCTGGGCCCCAAGGTTAAGCTGGAGGAGAAGCAGCATCACCCCTGCCAGAAATGCCCTCGGGTCTTCAACAACCGCTGGTACCTGGAAAAACACATGAACGTGACCCACAGCCGCATGCAGATCTGTGACAAGTGTGGCAAGCGCTTCCTGCTTGAGAGTGAGCTCCTGCTGCATCACCAGACAGACTGCGAGAGGAACATCCAG TGCGTCACGTGCGGCAAAGCCTTTAAGAAGCTTTGGTCCCTCCACGAGCACAACAAGATTGTCCATGGCTACGCAGAGAAGAAGTTTTCCTGCGAGATCTGTGAGAAGAAATTCTATACCATGGCACACGTGCGGAAGCACATGGTCG CTCACACCAAGGACATGCCCTTCACCTGTGAGACCTGTGGCAAGTCTTTCAAGAGGAGCATGTCACTCAAAGTCCATTCCCTGCAGCATTCCGGGGAGAAGCCTTTCAAATGTGAG AACTGCAACGAGCGCTTCCAGTACAAGTACCAGCTTCGGTCCCACATGAGCATCCACATTGGCCACAAGCAGTTCATGTGCCAGTGGTGCGGGAAGGACTTCAACATGAAGCAGTACTTTGATGAGCACATGAAAACACACACAG GTGAGAAGCCGTATATCTGTGAGATCTGCGGCAAGAGCTTCACGAGCCGGCCCAACATGAAGAGGCACCGGCGGACACACACGGGCGAGAAGCCCTACCCCTGTGACGTGTGCGGCCAGCGCTTCCGCTTCTCCAACATGCTTAAAGCCCACAAGGAGAAATGCTTCCGTGTCAGTCACCCGATGACCTCGGACACCCCTGATGGTGGTGACCACCCCTCAGGCCTGACCCTGGCCCTGACTCCAGTGCCCCCAGGAGCCGCCCCCTCAACCCCTACCCAGCCTGGCCTTCCTCCCCcgcagcccccacccccacccccacccccctcacactccctccctctgcttcccccactcccccagaccctgccacccc cctcacttacctcccccaccccccctgtTCTCTACAGGGAAGGTCAATGCCAGCCACAACTAGGGC CTCTTCTCACCCTGGCCCTGCTGTTCTACCCCAGAGCCCTGCCATCGCCTTTCGTCCATGCCAAGTTTGTCCCAGCTGCACCTCCGAAAGGACCCCATGGATTGACTCTGGAAAATGGAGCCCATGTGtgttcctctttttctcccctctcttcttcctcagtaGAGTGGAAGGAGCTATTGATGTGA